The following are encoded together in the Lactuca sativa cultivar Salinas chromosome 1, Lsat_Salinas_v11, whole genome shotgun sequence genome:
- the LOC111886123 gene encoding uncharacterized protein LOC111886123: MAAPNRSPMRVLIRPPPSSSITLPSTTTVLQPPAAIHQPPPPPPSALPPLPPPPPPPTTFRQNSVVVVGFVGRRKGDVSQLINRIVDANVFGSGDADVPLGFEKTGEIVTDEVKDWFKQRQISYYHEETKGVLYLQFCSTKCPVMEGFSEVPSGFDSVFEKQEFGDLQGMLFMFSVCHVIIFIQEGSRFDIQNLKTFRVLQGAKHAMFPFIKSQTQQSTTSRSHTSSSSHTSPSRTPSKNRSPGKNGPPMARNPSSVSLMSGLGSYTSLFPGQCTPVILFVFLDDICESGSSSSSSSSSPSNPDESTQSRSTLPMKGSGSVVVLSRPVSKPEGGFKKKLQSSLEAQIRFSIKKCRVLSGSETGPPGSRNGPGPISSHMPLFSLDGSKAVLLLDKLSNNSGESLEFATSIVENVLEGISTSDSLLLETHSQSSNKEDILSLKEFIYRQCDILRGRGSISVSGGGGGMVAVAAAAAAASVASGKPPALTPDLPSLDVWLTSSQTILHGLLSAKPVFIPESEQTKRRSRQRNNVSVSVIEGSQTKVNDPLELAATYLDNSKGLNSKFSISWCQRALPVAKDVYLHDLPPCYPTSQHETHLSKALTSFKSMVKGPAVDFYLRKLENECTSIWISGRQLCDAVSLTGKSCIHQRHDSSLPHCSGFVFLHACACGRSRKLRLDPFDFEAANVNFSCYPECDKLLPTLFLPEGNTEGPIQSKSWSLTRIGGSRYYQPSKGLLQSGFSNTEKFLLKWKFFLEKQKEFSKDSRVEVVSDVKVKKTDNGVEINSKSKNLDDNKSNSTKIVPNFTMKKPFSEVVAGSSSTSSGFPPLQLKKKTLLTLENVNKEKNIGETPHDNQESKKIGTLSSVHEDGNGNTNGNPFLQKGSFGNLLNMNGRESNSLNQVVVYIGFEHECPCGHRFILTPDHLKGLGSIYAVDESAENNLDRRGVDSSKMGKYGGHGKIHRHSNRMVNPGVNKVRNPVKSKEIGSNGNQGQNGHKDIEGSLESMILDDDGNGVFPLLNRNLPLYLNCPHCQIHKNKNDSPNVQFAGTISQLQRIFLVTPPFPVVLTTCPVIQFEVSCLPPSVVDHDHEHEQKKLQFSLGCPVILPPESFLSLRLPFVYGVKLQDGTFHPLKPFQSQPELTAWLTKATALQVLSKGAPNLEVM, encoded by the exons ATGGCGGCACCCAATCGCTCCCCTATGCGTGTTCTAATCCGTCCTCCACCATCTTCTTCTATCACTCTTCCTTCCACCACCACTGTTCTACAACCACCCGCTGCCATCcatcaaccaccaccaccaccaccatcggcTCTTCCACCTCTCCCtccccctcctcctcctccaacaacATTCCGGCAAAACAGCGTTGTCGTGGTCGGATTCGTCGGCCGGCGCAAAGGTGACGTGAGTCAATTAATCAACCGGATTGTAGATGCCAATGTGTTTGGTTCCGGGGATGCTGACGTACCATTGGGGTTTGAGAAAACAGGGGAAATCGTGACGGATGAGGTCAAGGATTGGTTTAAGCAAAGACAAATTAGTTATTATCATGAAGAGACGAAGGGGGTTTTGTATTTGCAGTTTTGCTCCACCAAGTGTCCGGTTATGGAAGGGTTTTCGGAGGTTCCAAGTGGgtttgattcggtttttgaaaagCAGGAGTTTGGGGATCTTCAAGGGATGCTGTTTATGTTTTCT GTTTGCCATGTGATCATATTTATACAAGAAGGCTCACGCTTTGATATCCAAAATCTAAAAACGTTTCGAGTGTTACAAGGTGCTAAACATGCAATGTTTCCATTTATCAAATCACAAACACAACAATCAACAACATCAAGATCACACACATCTTCTTCTTCACACACTTCTCCTTCAAGAACACCTTCCAAAAACCGTTCCCCTGGTAAAAATGGTCCACCCATGGCTCGCAATCCTTCATCAGTCTCATTAATGTCAGGTTTAGGCTCATACACATCTTTATTTCCAGGACAATGTACTCCAGTTATACTCTTTGTTTTTCTTGATGATATCTGTGAATctggttcttcttcttcttcttcttcttcttctccttctaacCCAGATGAGTCAACTCAGTCTAGATCAACTTTACCCATGAAAGGATCTGGTTCAGTAGTTGTACTTTCACGCCCTGTTTCAAAACCAGAAGGTGGTTTCAAGAAGAAACTACAGTCATCTCTTGAAGCACAAATCCGGTTTTCAATCAAAAAATGTCGGGTACTTTCGGGTTCTGAAACGGGTCCTCCCGGGTCAAGAAATGGACCCGGGCCCATTTCAAGCCACATGCCTTTGTTTTCACTTGATGGGTCTAAAGCTGTTTTGCTTCTTGATAAACTCTCAAACAATTCAGGCGAATCTTTAGAGTTTGCCACTAGCATTGTGGAGAATGTTCTAGAAGGTATCTCAACTTCAGACTCACTTCTACTTGAAACCCATAGTCAAAGTTCAAATAAAGAAGACATTCTTTCTTTAAAGGAGTTCATTTACAGACAATGTGATATTTTAAGAGGTCGAGGGAGTATCAGTGtctctggtggtggtggtgggatgGTGGCGGTGGCGGCGGCTGCAGCTGCCGCCTCGGTAGCTTCCGGAAAGCCGCCGGCTTTAACTCCCGATCTTCCATCTCTTGATGTCTGGTTGACTTCCAGTCAAACCATTTTACATGGGCTTCTTTCTGCTAAACCTGTGTTTATACCTGAATCTGAACAAACCAAAAGAAGATCAAGACAACGAAATAATGTTTCGGTTTCAGTTATTGAAGGAAGTCAAACAAAAGTCAACGACCCTTTAGAACTTGCAGCAACATATTTGGATAACAGTAAAGGGCTGAATAGTAAATTTTCAATTTCTTGGTGTCAAAGAGCTTTACCCGTTGCTAAAGATGTCTACTTACACGATTTGCCACCATGTTATCCAACATCACAACATGAAACCCATTTGTCAAAAGCTTTGACTTCTTTtaagtcaatggtcaaaggtcCAGCTGTGGATTTTTATCTGAGAAAACTGGAAAACGAATGCACATCGATTTGGATTTCGGGTAGACAACTATGTGATGCAGTTAGTTTAACAGGAAAATCATGTATTCATCAAAGACATGACTCTTCATTACCACATTGTAGCGGTTTTGTTTTTCTTCATGCGTGTGCATGTGGGAGATCAAGGAAATTACGATTAGACCCTTTTGATTTTGAAGCAGCTAATGTGAACTTTAGTTGTTACCCAGAATGCGATAAACTTCTTCCTACCCTTTTTTTACCAGAAGGAAACACAGAAGGGCCTATTCAGTCAAAATCTTGGAGTTTGACTCGAATTGGAGGGTCAAGATACTATCAACCTTCAAAAGGGCTTCTCCAAAGTGGGTTTTCAAATACAGAGAAGTTTCTTCTAAAGTGGAAATTTTTTCTTGAAAAACAGAAAGAATTCAGTAAAGATTCAAGGGTTGAAGTTGTTTCAGATGTAAAGGTGAAAAAAACAGACAATGGGGTGGAGATTAATTCTAAATCCAAGAATCTTGATGACAATAAGAGTAATTCCACTAAAATTGTTCCTAATTTTACAATGAAAAAGCCTTTTTCTGAAGTTGTTGCAGGATCATCATCTACAAGTTCTGGGTTTCCTCCACTTCAATTAAAAAAGAAAACTTTATTAACTTTGGAAAATGTTAATAAAGAAAAGAACATTGGAGAAACACCACATGATAATCAAGAATCTAAAAAAATCGGGACTTTGTCTTCTGTTCATGAAGATGGAAACGGGAACACTAATGGCAATCCGTTTCTACAAAAGGGTAGTTTTGGTAATTTGTTAAACATGAATGGTAGGGAGAGCAATTCTTTAAATCAGGTGGTGGTTTATATTGGATTTGAGCATGAATGTCCATGTGGACACAGATTCATATTGACACCAGATCATCTAAAAGGGCTTGGATCCATTTATGCAGTGGATGAATCTGCTGAAAATAATTTGGATCGTAGAGGGGTAGATTCGTCAAAGATGGGTAAATATGGAGGGCATGGTAAAATCCATAGACACTCAAATAGAATGGTGAATCCTGGTGTTAATAAGGTCAGAAATCCAGTAAAGTCAAAAGAAATAGGGAGTAATGGTAATCAAGGGCAAAACGGTCACAAAGATATTGAAGGAAGTCTTGAGTCAATGATTCTTGATGATGATGGCAATGGTGTTTTTCCTTTACTAAATAGAAACTTACCATTGTACCTAAATTGCCCTCATTGCCAGATCCATAAGAATAAGAACGATTCACCAAATGTTCAATTTGCTGGCACTATTTCACAGCTTCAGAGAATATTTCTG GTTACACCTCCCTTCCCTGTTGTCTTGACTACATGTCCAGTTATTCAATTTGAG GTGTCATGTCTACCTCCATCAGTGGTTGACCATGACCATGAACATGAACAGAAGAAGCTGCAGTTCAGCCTTGGTTGTCCGGTGATACTGCCGCCAGAGAGCTTCCTCTCCCTCAGGCTTCCATTTGTTTATGGAGTGAAGCTTCAAGATGGAACTTTTCATCCTCTCAAACCTTTTCAAAGTCAACCAGAGTTGACCGCATGGTTGACCAAAGCCACAGCTTTACAGGTTTTGTCAAAAGGAGCACCCAATCTTGAAGTCATGTaa